A single window of Mustela erminea isolate mMusErm1 chromosome 4, mMusErm1.Pri, whole genome shotgun sequence DNA harbors:
- the LOC116587604 gene encoding putative olfactory receptor 2B8 produces the protein MEQKNGSSFTGFFLLGFSDRPQLELVLFVVLLIFYLFTLLGNTTIIALAQLDPHLQTPMYFFLSNLSFLDLCYTTSSVPQFLVHLRTTDKSISFGGCVAQLFISLGLGCTECILLGVMAFDRYAAICKPLQYTVIMHPRLCALMASVSWFIGFGNSLLQTVLIFLLPLCGRNKIDHFVCEIPALLKLACVDTTVNESELFFASVIILLIPVALIIFSYGQIVRAVLRIKSSAGQRKAFGTCGSHITVVSLFYGTAIYAYLQPSNNYSQDQVKFVSLFYAIVTPTVNPIIYTLRNKDVTGAMKKVLCRGQDSR, from the coding sequence ATGGAACAGAAGAATGGCAGTTCTTTCACGGGGTTTTTCCTGCTGGGGTTCTCTGACCGGCCTCAACTGGAGCTAGTCCTCTTTGTGGTTCTCCTGATCTTCTATCTGTTCACTCTGCTGGGAAACACCACCATCATTGCCTTGGCTCAACTGGACCCACATCTTCAGActcccatgtactttttcctctcCAACCTAAGCTTTCTGGACCTGTGTTACACGACCAGCAGTGTCCCGCAATTCCTGGTTCATCTCCGGACAACAGACAAGTCTATCTCGTTTGGTGGCTGTGTGGCTCAGCTCTTCATCTCGCTTGGGCTGGGATGCACGGAATGCATTCTGTTAGGGGTCATGGCGTTTGACCGCTatgcagccatctgcaagcccctGCAGTACACTGTGATCATGCACCCCCGTCTCTGTGCCCTCATGGCTTCTGTGTCATGGTTCATTGGTTTTGGCAACTCCCTGTTGCAGACAGTGCTCATCTTCCTTTTGCCACTTTgtgggagaaataaaatagacCACTTTGTTTGTGAGATTCCCGCACTGCTCAAGCTTGCCTGTGTAGACACCACTGTGAATGAGTCTGAGCTCTTCTTTGCCAGTGTGATCATTCTCCTCATACCTGTGGCATTAATCATCTTCTCCTATGGTCAGATCGTCAGGGCGGTCTTAAGAATAAAGTCATCTGCAGGGCAGAGGAAAGCGTTTGGCACATGTGGGTCCCACATCACAGTGGTCTCCCTGTTCTATGGCACGGCCATCTATGCTTACCTCCAGCCCAGCAACAACTACTCCCAGGATCAGGTcaagtttgtttctctgttctacGCCATCGTCACCCCCACGGTCAACCCCATCATATATACACTGAGGAACAAGGATGTGACGGGAGCAATGAAGAAGGTACTTTGCAGGGGCCAGGATTCCAGATGA